From a single Loigolactobacillus coryniformis subsp. coryniformis KCTC 3167 = DSM 20001 genomic region:
- a CDS encoding nucleoside hydrolase, protein MNAKKVIIDCDPGIDDSLALMLALASPEFDVIGITIVCGNVPTGLGAENALKILQRAQRLDIPVYMGATQPLKRDYVSAQDTHGMDGLGESALANVTEVRPHMGAVSFLNHTLQANHDVTVIALGPLTNIALALQQDLTAWQHVAEFVSMGGSFHSPGNCSPVAEYNYWCDPDAAQQVYATMPVPIKMIGLDVTRKIVLTPSLLAYAQRVDPKVGGFIAQITQFYFDFHWQQEKVIGCVINDPLAVAYAINPSLCCGFSSYTTVVTDGIALGQTISDTANFWQRPTNSLVLTEVAAFRFWQLFLNRVISAQEPELSVILRQLHYTEAE, encoded by the coding sequence ATGAATGCGAAAAAAGTTATTATTGACTGTGATCCTGGCATCGATGATAGTTTGGCGCTGATGTTAGCGTTGGCGTCACCGGAATTCGATGTTATTGGGATCACGATTGTTTGTGGTAATGTGCCCACTGGTCTCGGTGCTGAAAATGCGCTGAAAATCTTGCAGCGGGCGCAACGTTTGGATATTCCCGTTTACATGGGCGCTACGCAACCACTAAAGCGCGACTATGTTAGCGCGCAAGACACCCATGGTATGGATGGACTAGGCGAATCGGCGCTAGCCAACGTCACTGAAGTGCGGCCGCACATGGGTGCAGTTAGTTTCCTGAATCACACGTTACAGGCAAATCATGATGTGACTGTGATCGCGTTAGGCCCACTGACCAATATTGCGTTGGCGTTGCAGCAGGATCTAACTGCTTGGCAACATGTGGCTGAGTTTGTGTCAATGGGTGGCAGCTTTCACAGTCCGGGCAATTGTTCACCAGTGGCTGAATATAATTATTGGTGTGACCCGGATGCGGCCCAGCAAGTTTATGCGACCATGCCGGTGCCGATCAAAATGATCGGTTTAGACGTAACGCGTAAAATAGTGCTCACACCTAGTTTGTTGGCCTATGCGCAGCGGGTAGATCCAAAAGTCGGCGGTTTTATCGCCCAGATCACCCAATTTTATTTTGATTTTCATTGGCAGCAAGAAAAAGTCATCGGTTGCGTGATCAATGATCCATTGGCCGTAGCCTATGCGATCAATCCTAGTTTGTGTTGCGGTTTTAGCAGTTACACCACTGTAGTCACGGACGGCATTGCGCTGGGGCAAACTATCAGTGACACCGCTAATTTTTGGCAGCGACCGACCAACAGTTTAGTATTAACTGAAGTCGCAGCTTTTCGTTTTTGGCAATTGTTCTTGAATCGGGTTATAAGTGCACAGGAACCTGAATTAAGTGTTATTTTACGACAATTACATTATACGGAGGCTGAATGA
- a CDS encoding ECF transporter S component has product MARKMKPRVLVFLALCVALNLVGGNLALLLRLPVYLDTLGTILAAACLGPWAGMLVGLTGSLVTGLTTDLFSLYYLPVQLIVGLTAGLVYRYRPQAQAKNVWWRALAISLPGTLISTLITVLLFNGITSSGSSLLVQLLAGLGLGKTAAVFIVQVGTDYLDRVIGVAFVAAVYRVVTTRLAVHH; this is encoded by the coding sequence ATGGCACGAAAAATGAAACCACGGGTGCTAGTTTTCTTGGCATTGTGTGTGGCTTTGAATCTAGTTGGCGGCAACTTGGCGTTGTTGCTGCGGTTACCAGTATATTTAGATACGTTGGGTACGATTTTAGCGGCCGCATGTCTAGGACCGTGGGCTGGGATGTTGGTCGGCTTAACGGGTAGCTTAGTTACTGGTTTGACCACCGATCTATTCTCGCTATATTACTTACCGGTGCAACTGATCGTCGGCTTGACCGCTGGGTTGGTTTATCGTTATCGGCCACAAGCACAAGCCAAAAATGTTTGGTGGCGCGCACTGGCGATTTCATTACCTGGCACCTTGATCAGCACACTGATCACCGTGTTACTTTTTAACGGTATCACTTCATCGGGCTCCAGCTTACTGGTTCAACTTTTAGCTGGTTTAGGCCTGGGCAAAACGGCCGCCGTCTTCATCGTTCAAGTTGGTACGGATTACTTGGACCGTGTGATCGGTGTTGCTTTTGTTGCCGCCGTTTACCGCGTGGTAACGACACGACTAGCAGTGCATCACTAA
- a CDS encoding alpha/beta hydrolase, with the protein MKMSKRTAAELVAPMLVASSVFGASLRLFNYAFKRVDYVPETSAEKQKYADAYWQYMDWYKQVNKATWQLHPNDAANHLVAHFIPAENSKRVVVISHGYKGNGSTMANYAQMFHQLGFNVLLPDNRSHGSSAGEYINFGWLDRVDYLDWLQMIIEKVGPEAEIVLFGASMGGATVEMMSGEKLPTQVKALIADSGYSSIEAELAYLLKKQFHLPKYPFVPLVSLINKRRLGYYLNAVQSTTQLKKNHLPIFFIHGDHDSFVPSEMAFDNYSATQGPRELWLVKDATHVESFWIDPARYQRHIVAFLKKYLPERK; encoded by the coding sequence ATGAAAATGAGCAAACGAACTGCCGCCGAATTAGTGGCCCCCATGTTAGTGGCTTCAAGTGTCTTCGGCGCTAGTTTGCGGCTGTTCAACTATGCGTTCAAGCGCGTCGATTATGTGCCAGAAACTTCGGCTGAAAAGCAAAAATATGCCGATGCTTACTGGCAATATATGGACTGGTACAAACAGGTAAACAAGGCAACCTGGCAGCTGCACCCAAATGATGCTGCCAATCATTTAGTTGCCCATTTCATTCCGGCTGAAAATAGTAAGCGTGTCGTTGTCATTTCTCACGGTTACAAAGGCAACGGTTCAACGATGGCGAACTATGCGCAAATGTTTCATCAACTCGGCTTCAACGTCTTGTTGCCGGATAATCGCAGCCATGGCAGCAGTGCTGGTGAATATATCAACTTCGGCTGGCTCGACCGCGTTGACTACTTAGATTGGTTACAAATGATCATCGAAAAAGTTGGCCCCGAGGCAGAGATCGTCTTATTTGGTGCCAGCATGGGTGGGGCCACGGTGGAAATGATGAGTGGCGAAAAGCTGCCTACCCAAGTTAAAGCCTTGATCGCCGACAGTGGCTACTCCAGTATTGAAGCCGAATTAGCTTATTTACTGAAAAAGCAATTTCATTTACCAAAATATCCGTTTGTTCCCTTGGTTAGCCTAATCAACAAACGACGCTTAGGCTACTATCTAAACGCCGTTCAATCGACGACCCAATTGAAAAAGAATCACTTGCCGATTTTCTTCATCCATGGTGATCACGATAGTTTTGTCCCTAGCGAGATGGCCTTCGATAATTACAGCGCCACCCAAGGTCCCCGCGAATTATGGTTAGTCAAAGATGCGACCCACGTTGAAAGTTTCTGGATCGATCCAGCACGGTATCAACGTCATATTGTTGCTTTTCTAAAAAAATATTTACCTGAGCGCAAATAA
- a CDS encoding DUF975 family protein, with the protein MTKTRAELKAEAKALLRGHWGTAILLNLIPNILTFILWFVIVWTGMLRDDVSILAWLFQVLSRIVATLAAVGVSLTYLRWLRDPQRKIRPFRDPFFTFDAGWFVPLLVLAIGIYVYTTLWSLLFLIPGIIKAFAYSQAYLIYQDERLAGSKPATPLAAITRSRELMYGHKMDYFILMLSFLGWDILGVLTLGIGFLWIAPYQSATYAAFYNDLVQLKTQKQTANDEQPTA; encoded by the coding sequence ATGACGAAAACTCGAGCCGAATTAAAGGCTGAGGCAAAAGCTTTATTGCGTGGTCATTGGGGCACCGCAATTTTACTAAATTTAATACCAAATATTTTGACGTTTATTTTGTGGTTTGTGATTGTTTGGACAGGTATGTTGCGGGATGATGTCAGTATATTGGCGTGGTTATTCCAAGTGTTAAGCCGAATCGTTGCGACTTTAGCGGCAGTGGGGGTTTCGCTGACGTACTTACGTTGGCTACGTGATCCACAGCGTAAAATTAGACCATTTCGGGATCCTTTTTTCACTTTTGACGCTGGCTGGTTTGTGCCGCTACTAGTTTTGGCGATTGGGATCTATGTTTATACCACGTTATGGTCGCTGCTGTTTCTAATTCCTGGAATCATCAAGGCCTTTGCTTACAGTCAAGCGTACCTTATTTATCAAGATGAGCGATTGGCCGGAAGCAAGCCGGCAACACCACTGGCAGCGATCACGCGCAGTCGCGAGTTAATGTATGGACATAAAATGGATTACTTTATTTTAATGCTGAGTTTCCTAGGCTGGGATATTTTGGGAGTACTCACCTTAGGTATTGGGTTCTTGTGGATCGCACCTTATCAGTCAGCAACGTATGCGGCATTTTATAATGATTTGGTGCAGTTAAAGACACAAAAACAAACAGCTAATGATGAACAACCAACTGCATAA
- the thrC gene encoding threonine synthase gives METLYRSTRDAAAKAVTASQAILQGLTPDGGLYVPVEMPQLNLDFAKLSTASYQEVAYTVMQAFFSDFTEEELRDCINQAYDKKFDTPAIAPLRQSQDGYFLELFHGPTIAFKDMALSLLPYLMTTAAKKNHVDKDIVILTATSGDTGKAAMAGFADVPGTKIIVFYPRDGVSPIQKQQMITQTGENTAVVALTGNFDQAQTQVKAIFNDQAFRQELARNHYQFSSANSINIGRLVPQIAYYIYTYAQLLNQKAINLGDKINISVPTGNFGNILAAYYAKLLGLPVNKLICASNRNNVLTDFFHTGSYNRNREFYVTSSPSMDILVSSNLERLLFRLTGHNSGETKRLMDTLSTSGHYEINEAMRAELNDFYAGYADEAATTKEINRIFRENQYTIDPHTAVASAVARQYRAETGDKTLTVTVSTASPFKFPNTVLAALAGERESTDGILADQRLADFINLPLPNAVSELIGAPVLHKRETTPEQMRSIIADILKLHA, from the coding sequence ATGGAAACACTTTATCGTAGTACGCGGGATGCAGCCGCCAAAGCAGTTACTGCTTCGCAAGCAATTTTACAAGGACTCACCCCTGATGGTGGCCTCTACGTCCCAGTTGAAATGCCACAACTAAACTTAGATTTTGCAAAATTAAGCACCGCTTCTTATCAAGAAGTTGCCTATACTGTCATGCAGGCTTTTTTCAGCGATTTTACGGAAGAGGAGCTGCGCGATTGTATCAACCAAGCTTATGATAAAAAATTCGACACGCCGGCGATCGCGCCGTTGCGCCAATCTCAGGACGGCTATTTTCTAGAATTGTTTCATGGGCCAACCATTGCTTTTAAAGATATGGCGTTATCGCTGCTGCCTTACTTGATGACCACTGCTGCTAAGAAAAATCACGTCGATAAGGATATTGTGATCCTTACCGCAACTTCCGGCGACACAGGTAAAGCGGCGATGGCCGGCTTTGCGGATGTTCCGGGAACGAAAATCATCGTGTTCTATCCACGTGATGGGGTCAGCCCAATTCAGAAACAACAAATGATTACGCAAACTGGTGAAAACACGGCGGTAGTTGCGTTGACCGGTAATTTCGACCAGGCGCAAACGCAAGTCAAAGCTATCTTCAATGATCAAGCGTTCCGTCAAGAATTGGCGCGCAATCATTATCAATTCTCATCAGCTAATTCGATCAATATCGGCCGCTTAGTGCCACAAATCGCTTATTATATTTATACTTACGCTCAGTTATTGAATCAAAAGGCGATCAACTTAGGCGACAAGATCAATATCAGTGTACCAACTGGTAATTTTGGTAATATTTTAGCAGCTTACTACGCAAAATTGTTGGGCTTACCAGTTAATAAACTGATCTGTGCCTCTAACCGCAATAACGTTTTGACTGACTTCTTCCATACTGGTAGTTATAACCGCAATCGTGAATTTTATGTCACCTCATCACCATCGATGGATATTTTAGTCTCCAGCAACTTAGAACGGTTATTGTTCCGCCTGACCGGCCATAATAGTGGCGAAACCAAGCGTTTGATGGATACACTGAGTACCAGTGGGCATTATGAGATCAACGAAGCAATGCGCGCTGAACTCAATGACTTTTACGCCGGGTATGCCGACGAAGCTGCCACCACTAAAGAGATCAATCGGATTTTTCGGGAAAATCAATATACGATCGACCCACACACAGCGGTTGCTTCCGCCGTTGCCCGCCAGTATCGTGCTGAAACTGGTGACAAAACATTGACCGTTACCGTTTCGACTGCTAGTCCGTTTAAATTTCCGAATACCGTGCTCGCTGCCTTAGCTGGTGAGCGCGAATCTACTGACGGTATTTTAGCCGATCAGCGCTTGGCCGATTTCATTAATTTACCGCTACCAAATGCAGTCAGCGAATTGATTGGCGCACCAGTTTTACACAAACGTGAAACCACGCCAGAACAAATGCGCAGTATCATCGCCGATATCTTAAAATTACACGCTTAA
- a CDS encoding 2-isopropylmalate synthase, with protein sequence MKKIQFFDTTLRDGEQTIGVNFSIEQKVTIAKQLEKWGVDVIEAGFPIASPEDFAACKAVSEAVTHTMITGLARCKKADIDACVQATKNARIKQIHVFIATSPIHREDKLHMTKEEVIASITEHVTYAKKFFDIVQFSPEDATRTELDFLAEAVQTAIDAGATVINIPDTVGYTNPAEFAHLFQYLRQHISNFDDITFSSHCHNDLGMATANTLAAIENGATRVEGTVNGIGEHAGNVALEQVAANFYVRHDYYQCEDNIKLEYTKETSEMVSRFSDMAVANNQPVTGVNCFAIESGIHQDGFLKNPQTYEILTPETVGMPATALPLGKLSGSHAVMDKLNHIGYNVDRGDMRILFPRFKAIADQTKLVSDAELHEMMQEYKKDVISA encoded by the coding sequence ATGAAAAAAATTCAATTCTTCGACACAACCTTACGTGATGGTGAACAGACGATCGGCGTTAATTTTAGTATTGAACAAAAAGTAACGATTGCAAAACAATTAGAAAAGTGGGGCGTTGATGTTATTGAAGCAGGCTTCCCGATTGCTTCACCGGAAGATTTTGCGGCGTGTAAAGCTGTTTCCGAAGCGGTGACCCACACAATGATCACTGGTTTGGCGCGTTGTAAAAAGGCTGATATCGATGCCTGCGTTCAAGCGACGAAAAATGCGCGGATCAAACAGATCCACGTTTTTATCGCTACTAGCCCGATCCATCGTGAAGATAAGCTACATATGACCAAGGAAGAAGTCATCGCCAGTATTACTGAACATGTGACTTATGCTAAAAAGTTTTTCGATATCGTTCAATTTTCACCAGAAGATGCGACACGAACAGAGCTTGACTTCTTAGCGGAAGCAGTTCAGACCGCAATCGATGCTGGCGCTACCGTGATCAACATTCCCGATACGGTTGGTTACACTAACCCGGCTGAATTTGCGCATTTATTCCAGTATTTACGCCAGCATATCAGTAACTTTGACGACATTACATTTTCCTCCCATTGCCACAATGATTTAGGGATGGCCACTGCAAATACATTAGCCGCTATCGAAAATGGGGCGACGCGGGTTGAAGGGACCGTCAATGGTATTGGCGAACACGCTGGCAACGTTGCGTTAGAACAAGTAGCAGCCAACTTTTACGTACGCCACGATTATTACCAATGCGAAGATAATATCAAGCTAGAATACACCAAAGAAACCAGTGAAATGGTCAGCCGCTTCTCTGATATGGCGGTGGCTAACAACCAGCCCGTTACCGGCGTCAACTGCTTTGCAATCGAATCCGGCATTCACCAAGATGGCTTCTTGAAGAACCCACAGACTTACGAAATTTTGACACCAGAAACTGTTGGCATGCCAGCAACGGCTTTACCATTAGGCAAGTTATCTGGCAGCCACGCGGTGATGGATAAATTAAATCACATCGGCTACAACGTTGACCGTGGCGATATGCGGATCCTTTTTCCACGCTTCAAAGCAATCGCTGATCAAACCAAGTTAGTTTCCGACGCAGAATTACATGAAATGATGCAAGAATATAAAAAGGACGTGATCTCGGCATGA
- the leuB gene encoding 3-isopropylmalate dehydrogenase produces MSATIAVLPGDYIGPEIMQAGLAVLKAAAAATNFDYQLKTYPFGGAAIDATGEPLPAATLKGAQAADAILLAAIGGPKWDNATQRPEAGLLAIRKALGLFANIRPTQVLPALVPRSPLKADIVSGTDFVIVRELTSGIYFGEPRELAADHAIDTMVYQASEIERILRAGFELAQTRRNHVTVVDKANVLATSKLWRQIAAQVAPDYPTVTVDYEYVDAAAMKILQQPTHFDVIITENLFGDILSDEAATITGSLGTIPSESRGISGPSLYEPIHGSAPDIAGTGKADPLSMINSIMLMLRNSFQANATADKIAQAVAATLAAGIMTPDLGGTATTTSMTNAIIEQITTKEAMY; encoded by the coding sequence ATGAGCGCAACAATTGCAGTATTACCTGGTGACTATATTGGACCAGAAATTATGCAGGCTGGCTTAGCAGTATTAAAAGCCGCTGCTGCAGCAACGAATTTTGACTATCAGCTAAAAACTTATCCGTTTGGTGGTGCTGCAATCGACGCAACTGGCGAACCGCTGCCGGCAGCGACATTAAAGGGTGCGCAGGCCGCCGATGCCATTTTACTGGCCGCAATTGGCGGGCCAAAATGGGATAACGCGACGCAACGACCTGAAGCTGGGTTATTGGCGATCCGTAAGGCATTAGGCTTATTCGCCAATATCCGGCCCACCCAGGTATTACCTGCCTTAGTGCCGCGTTCACCATTAAAGGCCGACATTGTCAGCGGCACCGATTTTGTGATCGTACGCGAGCTGACTAGTGGCATTTATTTCGGCGAACCGCGTGAATTAGCTGCCGATCACGCTATTGATACCATGGTCTATCAAGCCAGTGAAATCGAGCGTATCCTCCGTGCGGGCTTTGAATTAGCCCAAACACGGCGCAATCACGTCACCGTCGTTGATAAGGCTAACGTTTTAGCGACTAGCAAGCTGTGGCGCCAAATTGCCGCACAAGTTGCACCCGATTATCCAACTGTAACCGTCGATTACGAGTACGTTGATGCTGCCGCAATGAAAATTTTGCAGCAGCCGACCCATTTTGATGTGATCATCACTGAAAATTTATTTGGCGATATTCTGAGTGACGAAGCGGCAACAATTACCGGTTCGCTGGGGACGATTCCATCAGAAAGCCGTGGTATCAGCGGTCCAAGTCTATACGAACCGATTCATGGTTCCGCACCAGATATCGCCGGTACTGGCAAAGCCGATCCGCTATCCATGATCAACTCGATCATGTTAATGTTGCGCAACAGTTTTCAAGCCAATGCGACTGCCGACAAAATTGCCCAAGCCGTGGCGGCAACCTTAGCAGCGGGAATCATGACGCCAGATCTAGGCGGCACTGCCACCACAACGTCAATGACCAACGCAATTATTGAACAAATTACAACGAAAGAAGCGATGTACTAA
- the leuC gene encoding 3-isopropylmalate dehydratase large subunit: MAQTMFDKIWDKHVITGEAGQPQLIYVDLHLVHEVTSPQAFEGLRENNRTVRRPERTFATMDHNVPTEDIFNVKDVISRKQMDTLRKNCEEFGVRLAALGDRQQGIIHAISPQLGLTQPGQVVVCGDSHTSTHGAFGSIAFGIGTSEVEHVFATQTIWQSKPKTMGIHVTGKLPQGVYAKDLIMALIAQNGVDFGTGYAIEFYGDTIDRMSMEERMTICNMVIEGGAKSGIIKPDQTTFNYVAGREYAPQDMAAASEYWSQFYTDDESAFDKQYDFDATQLAPYVSWGTNPGMAVPIDQPFPEPVDINMQKAYDYEGLKPNGQARDIDLGFVFIGSCTNGRLSDLEIAANIMRGRKIAPNVTALVVPASRAIRDEAERRGYAKIFQDAGCEWREPGCSACLGMNPDQVPAGVHCASTSNRNFEGRQGAGSMTHLASPAMVAAAAIHGHFIDIRSEAI; encoded by the coding sequence ATGGCACAAACAATGTTTGATAAAATTTGGGATAAACATGTGATTACGGGAGAAGCGGGCCAACCGCAACTAATCTATGTTGATCTACACCTTGTGCACGAAGTAACATCGCCTCAGGCTTTTGAAGGTCTACGGGAAAATAATCGAACCGTGCGGCGTCCTGAGCGAACTTTCGCCACGATGGACCACAACGTACCGACCGAAGATATTTTCAACGTTAAAGATGTGATCTCCCGCAAGCAAATGGATACCCTAAGAAAAAATTGTGAAGAATTTGGCGTTCGGTTAGCGGCGTTAGGTGACCGGCAGCAGGGGATCATTCATGCGATCAGTCCGCAATTAGGGCTGACACAGCCAGGACAAGTTGTGGTTTGTGGTGATTCACATACCTCGACACACGGTGCCTTCGGTTCGATTGCCTTTGGTATTGGTACTTCTGAAGTTGAACACGTTTTTGCCACCCAAACGATTTGGCAATCCAAGCCTAAAACGATGGGCATTCACGTTACTGGTAAATTACCACAAGGCGTTTACGCTAAAGATCTGATCATGGCATTGATCGCACAAAACGGTGTCGATTTTGGGACTGGCTACGCGATCGAATTTTATGGTGACACGATCGACCGTATGTCGATGGAAGAGCGCATGACTATCTGCAACATGGTGATCGAAGGTGGCGCTAAATCAGGCATCATCAAGCCAGATCAAACCACGTTCAATTACGTTGCCGGCCGCGAATACGCGCCGCAAGATATGGCCGCCGCTAGCGAATATTGGTCACAATTTTACACTGATGATGAAAGTGCCTTTGATAAACAATATGATTTTGATGCTACCCAATTGGCGCCATACGTTTCCTGGGGCACGAATCCAGGAATGGCGGTGCCAATCGATCAGCCATTCCCCGAACCAGTGGATATCAATATGCAAAAAGCTTACGACTATGAAGGATTGAAACCAAATGGCCAAGCCCGTGATATTGATCTAGGCTTTGTCTTCATCGGTTCCTGTACCAATGGTCGTTTATCCGACTTGGAGATCGCCGCTAACATTATGCGCGGTCGGAAAATCGCACCGAACGTGACTGCGTTAGTTGTCCCCGCATCACGCGCGATTCGCGATGAAGCCGAACGCCGCGGCTATGCTAAAATTTTCCAAGATGCTGGCTGCGAATGGCGTGAACCCGGCTGCTCCGCTTGTTTAGGTATGAACCCTGACCAAGTGCCCGCTGGTGTGCACTGTGCCTCAACGTCTAATCGTAACTTCGAAGGTCGCCAAGGTGCTGGCTCAATGACGCATTTAGCCAGTCCAGCAATGGTCGCCGCTGCGGCGATCCACGGCCACTTTATCGATATCCGTAGCGAAGCGATTTAG
- the leuD gene encoding 3-isopropylmalate dehydratase small subunit, with product MEAIKIETGKSVALMRNDIDTDQIIPKQFLKNILKTGYGIHAFYDWRYLKESGRPNPDFILNKPSSKGATILVTGNNFGCGSSREHAAWAIKDWGFKVIIAGGYSDIFYMNCTKNGLLPIVLPQAARDILAKATPEETITVDLEHQKVKYNDHEFAFDINPTWKEKFINGIDDIDLTMSHEQEIEAFEAQIPSFG from the coding sequence ATGGAAGCAATCAAAATCGAAACAGGTAAAAGTGTTGCCTTAATGCGCAACGATATTGATACAGATCAGATCATTCCTAAGCAATTTCTGAAAAACATTTTAAAAACGGGTTACGGTATCCATGCTTTTTATGATTGGCGTTATTTAAAGGAAAGTGGTCGACCAAATCCCGATTTTATTCTGAATAAGCCAAGTTCTAAAGGGGCTACGATCCTAGTGACCGGTAATAACTTTGGCTGCGGCTCGTCGCGTGAGCATGCGGCTTGGGCAATCAAAGACTGGGGCTTCAAGGTGATCATCGCTGGTGGTTACAGCGATATTTTCTACATGAACTGTACGAAGAATGGACTATTACCAATTGTGTTACCACAAGCAGCGCGTGATATTCTAGCCAAAGCAACGCCTGAAGAAACGATCACCGTTGATTTAGAGCATCAAAAGGTGAAATACAACGATCACGAATTTGCCTTTGATATCAATCCAACGTGGAAAGAAAAATTCATCAACGGAATCGATGATATTGATCTGACTATGAGCCATGAACAAGAGATTGAAGCTTTTGAAGCACAGATCCCTAGTTTTGGGTAA
- a CDS encoding MFS transporter: MEITSLEQRMDNSATTPLFYKIFALVSGGMFLDAIDVYMASGVSSVLLKSGWSTLMENTIFLSVGFMGLFIGSLLAGLVGDRYGRRRAYQMNLLLFGGFTFLGAVAPNMIFLIFCRFFSSVGLGSEIVTGYSMLNEFAPIKSRGRWCAAASLIANCGAPITMLLCTVLIPKFSWRIMFVLVGVLAIVLWILRRDIPESPRWLMAQKRYPEAEKIIQQLEGNHTHQQSDFATPAASATHEPKIGRSLVVAIVAVSATIICQYTFTTWVPTLLVKRGINVVNSLSFSTVMMLGAPTGALIGVLLVDRIDRKKLIVPTFILTAVFGLLYAVQTNATAVMIVGFLLTTCFYVLMASVVAVYVAELFPTAFRFRGSGIANATAKLLTVGMPYAVAAFLTWFSASLIFVMISAIALIAAIVVWWLGPETRQKAIR, translated from the coding sequence ATGGAAATCACTTCATTAGAACAGCGCATGGACAATAGCGCTACAACGCCATTATTTTATAAAATTTTCGCTTTAGTTTCCGGTGGCATGTTCCTCGATGCAATCGATGTCTATATGGCTAGCGGCGTCAGTAGTGTTTTACTAAAGTCCGGCTGGTCAACCTTAATGGAAAATACGATCTTTTTGTCAGTCGGTTTTATGGGCCTCTTCATTGGCTCGTTGCTAGCAGGTCTTGTTGGTGATCGTTATGGACGACGGCGTGCTTACCAAATGAATTTGTTACTCTTCGGTGGCTTTACCTTTTTGGGGGCGGTTGCGCCTAACATGATATTTCTGATCTTCTGCCGATTTTTCAGTAGTGTGGGTTTAGGCTCGGAAATTGTGACCGGCTACTCAATGTTAAACGAGTTTGCGCCAATCAAATCACGGGGGCGCTGGTGTGCAGCAGCTTCGTTGATCGCCAATTGTGGCGCACCGATCACCATGTTATTATGCACAGTCCTAATTCCTAAATTTAGTTGGCGGATCATGTTTGTTTTAGTTGGTGTGCTGGCAATCGTTTTATGGATCTTGCGCCGTGACATTCCAGAATCACCACGCTGGCTAATGGCACAAAAACGTTATCCGGAAGCGGAAAAGATTATTCAACAATTGGAAGGTAACCATACCCACCAACAGTCTGACTTCGCGACACCAGCAGCATCAGCAACGCACGAACCTAAAATAGGTCGTAGCCTAGTTGTAGCCATCGTTGCCGTTTCGGCGACAATCATTTGTCAGTATACGTTCACGACCTGGGTACCAACATTATTAGTCAAACGGGGCATCAATGTGGTCAATTCATTGAGCTTTTCAACGGTAATGATGTTAGGCGCACCAACCGGCGCCTTGATTGGTGTTTTACTAGTTGACCGTATTGACCGAAAAAAACTGATTGTGCCTACTTTTATTCTAACCGCTGTTTTTGGATTGCTATACGCTGTACAAACTAATGCGACAGCAGTGATGATCGTTGGCTTCTTATTGACGACCTGTTTTTACGTTTTAATGGCTAGTGTCGTCGCCGTCTACGTCGCGGAATTATTCCCGACCGCGTTTCGCTTCCGTGGCTCCGGCATCGCTAACGCCACCGCTAAATTATTGACCGTCGGCATGCCGTACGCGGTTGCGGCGTTTCTAACTTGGTTTAGCGCATCGTTGATTTTTGTGATGATCAGTGCGATCGCTTTGATCGCCGCTATTGTTGTTTGGTGGTTAGGTCCAGAGACACGGCAAAAAGCGATTCGTTAA